The proteins below are encoded in one region of Rhinolophus sinicus isolate RSC01 linkage group LG07, ASM3656204v1, whole genome shotgun sequence:
- the LOC109439856 gene encoding scavenger receptor cysteine-rich domain-containing protein SCART1 isoform X2 — protein sequence MALSPLRLWPFLLACWNLPPGLAEDSVTLLRGGNPCEGLVTVQRGGQQGMVCGDHWGQGEGDVICRQLGCGHALFTPMYVLWPGERQRSLLQAVRCQGDEASLWDCSLGPWESEQGCACECISALHCSGGKLVTERLSGGSSPCAGTPDILFGDGYNVNCGLHAEEASVFCRGLGCGQALQASKPLLSPKVVTCQGTESSIFNCRFNFNLWAHCMLETDSPVVCSGHTEARLADGEHPCAGRLEVRRGLTWGTVCDADLDQATAHVVCRELQCGSAVSMPGGSHFGPGSGVVWTEAFHCVGNESQLFHCPRGPGHQCGHSQDAGLRCSGERFRLVNGSHSCEGRVELQVQGAWAPLCAAHWDLADASVLCHQLNCGSAMATPRGGHFGDGDAPIWSDVFHCVGTEPYLWNCPVSTLGAPACAPGNVATVVCSGLSHTLRLRDGQSHCDGRVEVSLDGVWGRVLDESWNLHGAFVVCRQLGCGRAQRAYDAPAPRRGAVGVGLSRARCLGTETLLTQCNVSKSLLVPAGALRDVGVVCSGSHRVRLAAGPGRCAGRVEVFHGGAWGTVCDDGWDLQDAHVVCEQLGCGRALSAPGAAHFGAGAGRIWMDELGCRGNESALWQCPSRGWGQHDCEHKEDAGVFCSGFTDLRLQDRSQPCAGRPEVFYNGTWGGICQSLSPASLEVLCGQLGCEHHGQLQAGVVSRKAPGVLWVASIRCRNKHERSLWQCPSAPWDQHSCSSQQEAWVVCAEKVGPAPQDPGETLNCSATQTCPEEGAMRVRGGEDRCSGRVELWHAGSWGTVCDDSWDLADAEVVCRQLGCGRAVGALAGAAFGPGSGPVWLDEVACRGSEASLWGCPAEPWGHADCGHKEDAGVRCSQPGPRPLPAPEPCLTLRAVSTVLAALLGLLLGLLGLLILLRISRARQRGLGSSEASPEEPLYDVIGELPLVSLYEEIGEAEGEATSLKDEESAVEEGYDDAAIPLEEMTP from the exons ATGGCATTGTCCCCTCTGAGGCTGTGGCCCTTCCTCCTGGCCTGCTGGAACCTCCCTCCAG GCCTCGCCGAGGACTCCGTGACTCTGCTGAGGGGCGGGAACCCCTGCGAGGGCCTGGTCACCGTGCAGCGTGGAGGGCAGCAGGGCATGGTGTGCGGAGACCACTGGGGCCAGGGCGAGGGGGACGTCATCTGCAGGCAGCTGGGCTGCGGCCACGCTCTCTTCACGCCCATGTACGTGCTGTGGCCCGGGGAGAGGCAGCGGTCCCTGCTGCAGGCCGTGAGGTGCCAGGGCGACGAGGCCTCCCTCTGGGACTGCTCGCTGGGGCCGTGGGAGTCTGAGCAGGGCTGCGCGTGTGAGTGCATCAGCGCCCTGCACTGCTCAG GTGGGAAGCTGGTCACCGAGAGGCTGAGTGGAGGAAGCAGCCCCTGTGCAGGGACCCCTGACATCCTGTTTGGAGATGGCTATAACGTGAATTGTGGCTTGCATGCAGAGGAGGCCAGTGTCTTCTGCAGGGGACTAGGGTGCGGCCAGGCACTCCAGGCATCCAAACCCCTCCTCAGCCCAAAGGTCGTGACCTGTCAGGGAACAGAGTCCAGCATCTTCAACTGCAGGTTCAACTTCAACTTGTGGGCACATTGCATGCTTGAGACGGACTCCCCGGTGGTGTGTTCAG GACACACCGAGGCCCGGCTGGCGGACGGCGAGCACCCCTGTGCTGGGCGTCTGGAGGTGAGGCGCGGCCTGACCTGGGGCACCGTCTGCGATGCTGACCTGGACCAGGCCACGGCCCACGTGGTGTGCCGGGAGCTGCAGTGTGGCTCAGCTGTGTCCATGCCTGGCGGCTCCCACTTTGGTCCGGGCTCCGGGGTCGTGTGGACGGAGGCCTTCCACTGTGTGGGCAATGAGTCCCAGCTGTTCCACTGCCCTCGGGGTCCCGGGCACCAGTGTGGGCACAGCCAGGATGCTGGGCTCAGGTGTTCAGGGGAAA GGTTCCGGCTGGTCAACGGCAGCCACAGCTGTGAAGGGCGAGTGGAACTCCAGGTTCAGGGGGCCTGGGCACCCCTCTGTGCTGCACACTGGGACTTAGCAGATGCCTCCGTCCTCTGCCACCAGCTCAACTGTGGTAGTGCAATGGCCACACCTCGAGGAGGCCATTTTGGGGACGGGGACGCTCCTATCTGGTCTGACGTGTTtcactgtgtggggacagagccctatTTGTGGAATTGCCCAGTGAGCACCCTGGGGGCCCCCGCCTGTGCCCCAGGAAACGTGGCCACCGTGGTCTGCTCAG GTCTCTCCCACACCCTGCGGCTGAGGGACGGACAGAGCCACTGTGATGGCCGCGTGGAGGTGTCCCTGGACGGCGTGTGGGGCCGTGTTCTGGACGAGTCGTGGAACCTACATGGTGCATTCGTCGTGTGCCGGCAACTGGGATGCGGAAGGGCCCAGCGAGCCTATGATGCGCCTGCGCCCAGGCGTGGGGCCGTCGGGGTGGGGCTGAGCCGAGCGCGCTGTCTGGGCACTGAGACCCTCCTGACCCAGTGCAACGTGTCCAAATCCCTGCTGGTGCCCGCGGGGGCCTTGCGGGACGTGGGCGTCGTGTGCTCTG GGAGCCACCGGGTACGGCTGGCGGCCGGGCCCGGCCGCTGTGCGGGGCGCGTGGAGGTGTTCCACGGAGGCGCGTGGGGCACAGTGTGTGACGACGGCTGGGACCTGCAGGACGCACACGTCGTCTGCGAGCAGCTGGGCTGTGGCCGTGCCCTCAGCGCCCCGGGGGCCGCGCACTTTGGGGCCGGGGCCGGTCGCATCTGGATGGATGAGCTGGGCTGCAGGGGCAACGAGTCTGCGTTGTGGCAGTGCCCGTCGAGGGGATGGGGCCAGCACGACTGTGAGCACAAGGAGGACGCCGGCGTCTTCTGCTCAG GGTTCACAGACCTGAGGCTTCAGGACAGAAGCCAGCCCTGCGCTGGGCGGCCAGAAGTCTTCTACAATGGTACCTGGGGTGGCATCTGCCAGTCCCTGAGTCCTGCCTCCTTGGAAGTCCTGTGCGGGCAGCTGGGCTGTGAGCACCACGGGCAGCTCCAGGCTGGGGTCGTTTCCCGGAAGGCCCCTGGGGTCCTCTGGGTAGCCTCCATTAGGTGCCGGAACAAGCACGAAAGGTCCCTGTGGCAGTGCCCCTCAGCCCCCTGGGACCAGCACTCCTGCTCCAGCCAGCAGGAAGCCTGGGTTGTATGTGCAG AAAAGGTGGGACCAGCTCCTCAGGACCCTGGGGAGACCCTCAACTGCTCAGCCACTCAGACCTGCCCAG AGGAGGGCGCCATGCGCGTGCGCGGGGGCGAGGACCGCTGCTCTGGCCGCGTGGAGCTCTGGCACGCGGGCTCCTGGGGCACCGTGTGCGATGATTCCTGGGACCTGGCAGACGCTGAGGTCGTGTGCCGCCAGCTGGGCTGTGGCCGGGCCGTGGGCGCCCTGGCGGGGGCTGCCTTTGGTCCTGGCTCGGGTCCCGTGTGGCTGGACGAGGTGGCGTGCAGGGGCAGCGAGGCGTCCCTGTGGGGCTGCCCGGCGGAACCGTGGGGACACGCAGACTGTGGACACAAGGAGGACGCGGGCGTGCGCTGCTCCC AGCCTGGCCCCCGCCCCCTGCCGGCCCCAGAGCCCTGCCTGACGCTCAGGGCCGTCAGTACCGTCCTGGCTGCACTTCTCGGTCTCCTGCTGGGCCTCCTGGGCCTCCTGATCCTGCTGCGAATCTCACGAGCCAGGCAGAGAG GTCTGGGAAGCTCTGAGGCATCTCCTGAAGAACCCCTGTATGATGTCATTGGGGAACTGCCTCTAGTGTCGCTATACGAGGAGATTGGGGAGGCTGAGG GAGAGGCCACGAGCCTCAAGGATGAAGAGTCTGCAGTGGAGGAGGGTTATGACGATGCTGCAATTCCGCTGGAGGAGATGACACCGTGA
- the LOC109439856 gene encoding scavenger receptor cysteine-rich domain-containing protein SCART1 isoform X3, translating to MALSPLRLWPFLLACWNLPPGLAEDSVTLLRGGNPCEGLVTVQRGGQQGMVCGDHWGQGEGDVICRQLGCGHALFTPMYVLWPGERQRSLLQAVRCQGDEASLWDCSLGPWESEQGCACECISALHCSGGKLVTERLSGGSSPCAGTPDILFGDGYNVNCGLHAEEASVFCRGLGCGQALQASKPLLSPKVVTCQGTESSIFNCRFNFNLWAHCMLETDSPVVCSGHTEARLADGEHPCAGRLEVRRGLTWGTVCDADLDQATAHVVCRELQCGSAVSMPGGSHFGPGSGVVWTEAFHCVGNESQLFHCPRGPGHQCGHSQDAGLRCSGERFRLVNGSHSCEGRVELQVQGAWAPLCAAHWDLADASVLCHQLNCGSAMATPRGGHFGDGDAPIWSDVFHCVGTEPYLWNCPVSTLGAPACAPGNVATVVCSGLSHTLRLRDGQSHCDGRVEVSLDGVWGRVLDESWNLHGAFVVCRQLGCGRAQRAYDAPAPRRGAVGVGLSRARCLGTETLLTQCNVSKSLLVPAGALRDVGVVCSGSHRVRLAAGPGRCAGRVEVFHGGAWGTVCDDGWDLQDAHVVCEQLGCGRALSAPGAAHFGAGAGRIWMDELGCRGNESALWQCPSRGWGQHDCEHKEDAGVFCSGFTDLRLQDRSQPCAGRPEVFYNGTWGGICQSLSPASLEVLCGQLGCEHHGQLQAGVVSRKAPGVLWVASIRCRNKHERSLWQCPSAPWDQHSCSSQQEAWVVCAEKVGPAPQDPGETLNCSATQTCPEEGAMRVRGGEDRCSGRVELWHAGSWGTVCDDSWDLADAEVVCRQLGCGRAVGALAGAAFGPGSGPVWLDEVACRGSEASLWGCPAEPWGHADCGHKEDAGVRCSQPGPRPLPAPEPCLTLRAVSTVLAALLGLLLGLLGLLILLRISRARQRGLGSSEASPEEPLYDVIGELPLVSLYEEIGEAEASVLTWRSA from the exons ATGGCATTGTCCCCTCTGAGGCTGTGGCCCTTCCTCCTGGCCTGCTGGAACCTCCCTCCAG GCCTCGCCGAGGACTCCGTGACTCTGCTGAGGGGCGGGAACCCCTGCGAGGGCCTGGTCACCGTGCAGCGTGGAGGGCAGCAGGGCATGGTGTGCGGAGACCACTGGGGCCAGGGCGAGGGGGACGTCATCTGCAGGCAGCTGGGCTGCGGCCACGCTCTCTTCACGCCCATGTACGTGCTGTGGCCCGGGGAGAGGCAGCGGTCCCTGCTGCAGGCCGTGAGGTGCCAGGGCGACGAGGCCTCCCTCTGGGACTGCTCGCTGGGGCCGTGGGAGTCTGAGCAGGGCTGCGCGTGTGAGTGCATCAGCGCCCTGCACTGCTCAG GTGGGAAGCTGGTCACCGAGAGGCTGAGTGGAGGAAGCAGCCCCTGTGCAGGGACCCCTGACATCCTGTTTGGAGATGGCTATAACGTGAATTGTGGCTTGCATGCAGAGGAGGCCAGTGTCTTCTGCAGGGGACTAGGGTGCGGCCAGGCACTCCAGGCATCCAAACCCCTCCTCAGCCCAAAGGTCGTGACCTGTCAGGGAACAGAGTCCAGCATCTTCAACTGCAGGTTCAACTTCAACTTGTGGGCACATTGCATGCTTGAGACGGACTCCCCGGTGGTGTGTTCAG GACACACCGAGGCCCGGCTGGCGGACGGCGAGCACCCCTGTGCTGGGCGTCTGGAGGTGAGGCGCGGCCTGACCTGGGGCACCGTCTGCGATGCTGACCTGGACCAGGCCACGGCCCACGTGGTGTGCCGGGAGCTGCAGTGTGGCTCAGCTGTGTCCATGCCTGGCGGCTCCCACTTTGGTCCGGGCTCCGGGGTCGTGTGGACGGAGGCCTTCCACTGTGTGGGCAATGAGTCCCAGCTGTTCCACTGCCCTCGGGGTCCCGGGCACCAGTGTGGGCACAGCCAGGATGCTGGGCTCAGGTGTTCAGGGGAAA GGTTCCGGCTGGTCAACGGCAGCCACAGCTGTGAAGGGCGAGTGGAACTCCAGGTTCAGGGGGCCTGGGCACCCCTCTGTGCTGCACACTGGGACTTAGCAGATGCCTCCGTCCTCTGCCACCAGCTCAACTGTGGTAGTGCAATGGCCACACCTCGAGGAGGCCATTTTGGGGACGGGGACGCTCCTATCTGGTCTGACGTGTTtcactgtgtggggacagagccctatTTGTGGAATTGCCCAGTGAGCACCCTGGGGGCCCCCGCCTGTGCCCCAGGAAACGTGGCCACCGTGGTCTGCTCAG GTCTCTCCCACACCCTGCGGCTGAGGGACGGACAGAGCCACTGTGATGGCCGCGTGGAGGTGTCCCTGGACGGCGTGTGGGGCCGTGTTCTGGACGAGTCGTGGAACCTACATGGTGCATTCGTCGTGTGCCGGCAACTGGGATGCGGAAGGGCCCAGCGAGCCTATGATGCGCCTGCGCCCAGGCGTGGGGCCGTCGGGGTGGGGCTGAGCCGAGCGCGCTGTCTGGGCACTGAGACCCTCCTGACCCAGTGCAACGTGTCCAAATCCCTGCTGGTGCCCGCGGGGGCCTTGCGGGACGTGGGCGTCGTGTGCTCTG GGAGCCACCGGGTACGGCTGGCGGCCGGGCCCGGCCGCTGTGCGGGGCGCGTGGAGGTGTTCCACGGAGGCGCGTGGGGCACAGTGTGTGACGACGGCTGGGACCTGCAGGACGCACACGTCGTCTGCGAGCAGCTGGGCTGTGGCCGTGCCCTCAGCGCCCCGGGGGCCGCGCACTTTGGGGCCGGGGCCGGTCGCATCTGGATGGATGAGCTGGGCTGCAGGGGCAACGAGTCTGCGTTGTGGCAGTGCCCGTCGAGGGGATGGGGCCAGCACGACTGTGAGCACAAGGAGGACGCCGGCGTCTTCTGCTCAG GGTTCACAGACCTGAGGCTTCAGGACAGAAGCCAGCCCTGCGCTGGGCGGCCAGAAGTCTTCTACAATGGTACCTGGGGTGGCATCTGCCAGTCCCTGAGTCCTGCCTCCTTGGAAGTCCTGTGCGGGCAGCTGGGCTGTGAGCACCACGGGCAGCTCCAGGCTGGGGTCGTTTCCCGGAAGGCCCCTGGGGTCCTCTGGGTAGCCTCCATTAGGTGCCGGAACAAGCACGAAAGGTCCCTGTGGCAGTGCCCCTCAGCCCCCTGGGACCAGCACTCCTGCTCCAGCCAGCAGGAAGCCTGGGTTGTATGTGCAG AAAAGGTGGGACCAGCTCCTCAGGACCCTGGGGAGACCCTCAACTGCTCAGCCACTCAGACCTGCCCAG AGGAGGGCGCCATGCGCGTGCGCGGGGGCGAGGACCGCTGCTCTGGCCGCGTGGAGCTCTGGCACGCGGGCTCCTGGGGCACCGTGTGCGATGATTCCTGGGACCTGGCAGACGCTGAGGTCGTGTGCCGCCAGCTGGGCTGTGGCCGGGCCGTGGGCGCCCTGGCGGGGGCTGCCTTTGGTCCTGGCTCGGGTCCCGTGTGGCTGGACGAGGTGGCGTGCAGGGGCAGCGAGGCGTCCCTGTGGGGCTGCCCGGCGGAACCGTGGGGACACGCAGACTGTGGACACAAGGAGGACGCGGGCGTGCGCTGCTCCC AGCCTGGCCCCCGCCCCCTGCCGGCCCCAGAGCCCTGCCTGACGCTCAGGGCCGTCAGTACCGTCCTGGCTGCACTTCTCGGTCTCCTGCTGGGCCTCCTGGGCCTCCTGATCCTGCTGCGAATCTCACGAGCCAGGCAGAGAG GTCTGGGAAGCTCTGAGGCATCTCCTGAAGAACCCCTGTATGATGTCATTGGGGAACTGCCTCTAGTGTCGCTATACGAGGAGATTGGGGAGGCTGAGG CCAGTGTCCTCACCTGGAGGAGCGCATGA
- the LOC109439856 gene encoding scavenger receptor cysteine-rich domain-containing protein SCART1 isoform X1, protein MALSPLRLWPFLLACWNLPPGLAEDSVTLLRGGNPCEGLVTVQRGGQQGMVCGDHWGQGEGDVICRQLGCGHALFTPMYVLWPGERQRSLLQAVRCQGDEASLWDCSLGPWESEQGCACECISALHCSGGKLVTERLSGGSSPCAGTPDILFGDGYNVNCGLHAEEASVFCRGLGCGQALQASKPLLSPKVVTCQGTESSIFNCRFNFNLWAHCMLETDSPVVCSGHTEARLADGEHPCAGRLEVRRGLTWGTVCDADLDQATAHVVCRELQCGSAVSMPGGSHFGPGSGVVWTEAFHCVGNESQLFHCPRGPGHQCGHSQDAGLRCSGERFRLVNGSHSCEGRVELQVQGAWAPLCAAHWDLADASVLCHQLNCGSAMATPRGGHFGDGDAPIWSDVFHCVGTEPYLWNCPVSTLGAPACAPGNVATVVCSGLSHTLRLRDGQSHCDGRVEVSLDGVWGRVLDESWNLHGAFVVCRQLGCGRAQRAYDAPAPRRGAVGVGLSRARCLGTETLLTQCNVSKSLLVPAGALRDVGVVCSGSHRVRLAAGPGRCAGRVEVFHGGAWGTVCDDGWDLQDAHVVCEQLGCGRALSAPGAAHFGAGAGRIWMDELGCRGNESALWQCPSRGWGQHDCEHKEDAGVFCSGFTDLRLQDRSQPCAGRPEVFYNGTWGGICQSLSPASLEVLCGQLGCEHHGQLQAGVVSRKAPGVLWVASIRCRNKHERSLWQCPSAPWDQHSCSSQQEAWVVCAEKVGPAPQDPGETLNCSATQTCPEEGAMRVRGGEDRCSGRVELWHAGSWGTVCDDSWDLADAEVVCRQLGCGRAVGALAGAAFGPGSGPVWLDEVACRGSEASLWGCPAEPWGHADCGHKEDAGVRCSQPGPRPLPAPEPCLTLRAVSTVLAALLGLLLGLLGLLILLRISRARQRGLGSSEASPEEPLYDVIGELPLVSLYEEIGEAEGKPQGEEDQGVARCNGRCVCSSGGEPRGGALEDQQEGAADHRGLGYEESVGYGEGRIKPMRANGLPDSSQRGHV, encoded by the exons ATGGCATTGTCCCCTCTGAGGCTGTGGCCCTTCCTCCTGGCCTGCTGGAACCTCCCTCCAG GCCTCGCCGAGGACTCCGTGACTCTGCTGAGGGGCGGGAACCCCTGCGAGGGCCTGGTCACCGTGCAGCGTGGAGGGCAGCAGGGCATGGTGTGCGGAGACCACTGGGGCCAGGGCGAGGGGGACGTCATCTGCAGGCAGCTGGGCTGCGGCCACGCTCTCTTCACGCCCATGTACGTGCTGTGGCCCGGGGAGAGGCAGCGGTCCCTGCTGCAGGCCGTGAGGTGCCAGGGCGACGAGGCCTCCCTCTGGGACTGCTCGCTGGGGCCGTGGGAGTCTGAGCAGGGCTGCGCGTGTGAGTGCATCAGCGCCCTGCACTGCTCAG GTGGGAAGCTGGTCACCGAGAGGCTGAGTGGAGGAAGCAGCCCCTGTGCAGGGACCCCTGACATCCTGTTTGGAGATGGCTATAACGTGAATTGTGGCTTGCATGCAGAGGAGGCCAGTGTCTTCTGCAGGGGACTAGGGTGCGGCCAGGCACTCCAGGCATCCAAACCCCTCCTCAGCCCAAAGGTCGTGACCTGTCAGGGAACAGAGTCCAGCATCTTCAACTGCAGGTTCAACTTCAACTTGTGGGCACATTGCATGCTTGAGACGGACTCCCCGGTGGTGTGTTCAG GACACACCGAGGCCCGGCTGGCGGACGGCGAGCACCCCTGTGCTGGGCGTCTGGAGGTGAGGCGCGGCCTGACCTGGGGCACCGTCTGCGATGCTGACCTGGACCAGGCCACGGCCCACGTGGTGTGCCGGGAGCTGCAGTGTGGCTCAGCTGTGTCCATGCCTGGCGGCTCCCACTTTGGTCCGGGCTCCGGGGTCGTGTGGACGGAGGCCTTCCACTGTGTGGGCAATGAGTCCCAGCTGTTCCACTGCCCTCGGGGTCCCGGGCACCAGTGTGGGCACAGCCAGGATGCTGGGCTCAGGTGTTCAGGGGAAA GGTTCCGGCTGGTCAACGGCAGCCACAGCTGTGAAGGGCGAGTGGAACTCCAGGTTCAGGGGGCCTGGGCACCCCTCTGTGCTGCACACTGGGACTTAGCAGATGCCTCCGTCCTCTGCCACCAGCTCAACTGTGGTAGTGCAATGGCCACACCTCGAGGAGGCCATTTTGGGGACGGGGACGCTCCTATCTGGTCTGACGTGTTtcactgtgtggggacagagccctatTTGTGGAATTGCCCAGTGAGCACCCTGGGGGCCCCCGCCTGTGCCCCAGGAAACGTGGCCACCGTGGTCTGCTCAG GTCTCTCCCACACCCTGCGGCTGAGGGACGGACAGAGCCACTGTGATGGCCGCGTGGAGGTGTCCCTGGACGGCGTGTGGGGCCGTGTTCTGGACGAGTCGTGGAACCTACATGGTGCATTCGTCGTGTGCCGGCAACTGGGATGCGGAAGGGCCCAGCGAGCCTATGATGCGCCTGCGCCCAGGCGTGGGGCCGTCGGGGTGGGGCTGAGCCGAGCGCGCTGTCTGGGCACTGAGACCCTCCTGACCCAGTGCAACGTGTCCAAATCCCTGCTGGTGCCCGCGGGGGCCTTGCGGGACGTGGGCGTCGTGTGCTCTG GGAGCCACCGGGTACGGCTGGCGGCCGGGCCCGGCCGCTGTGCGGGGCGCGTGGAGGTGTTCCACGGAGGCGCGTGGGGCACAGTGTGTGACGACGGCTGGGACCTGCAGGACGCACACGTCGTCTGCGAGCAGCTGGGCTGTGGCCGTGCCCTCAGCGCCCCGGGGGCCGCGCACTTTGGGGCCGGGGCCGGTCGCATCTGGATGGATGAGCTGGGCTGCAGGGGCAACGAGTCTGCGTTGTGGCAGTGCCCGTCGAGGGGATGGGGCCAGCACGACTGTGAGCACAAGGAGGACGCCGGCGTCTTCTGCTCAG GGTTCACAGACCTGAGGCTTCAGGACAGAAGCCAGCCCTGCGCTGGGCGGCCAGAAGTCTTCTACAATGGTACCTGGGGTGGCATCTGCCAGTCCCTGAGTCCTGCCTCCTTGGAAGTCCTGTGCGGGCAGCTGGGCTGTGAGCACCACGGGCAGCTCCAGGCTGGGGTCGTTTCCCGGAAGGCCCCTGGGGTCCTCTGGGTAGCCTCCATTAGGTGCCGGAACAAGCACGAAAGGTCCCTGTGGCAGTGCCCCTCAGCCCCCTGGGACCAGCACTCCTGCTCCAGCCAGCAGGAAGCCTGGGTTGTATGTGCAG AAAAGGTGGGACCAGCTCCTCAGGACCCTGGGGAGACCCTCAACTGCTCAGCCACTCAGACCTGCCCAG AGGAGGGCGCCATGCGCGTGCGCGGGGGCGAGGACCGCTGCTCTGGCCGCGTGGAGCTCTGGCACGCGGGCTCCTGGGGCACCGTGTGCGATGATTCCTGGGACCTGGCAGACGCTGAGGTCGTGTGCCGCCAGCTGGGCTGTGGCCGGGCCGTGGGCGCCCTGGCGGGGGCTGCCTTTGGTCCTGGCTCGGGTCCCGTGTGGCTGGACGAGGTGGCGTGCAGGGGCAGCGAGGCGTCCCTGTGGGGCTGCCCGGCGGAACCGTGGGGACACGCAGACTGTGGACACAAGGAGGACGCGGGCGTGCGCTGCTCCC AGCCTGGCCCCCGCCCCCTGCCGGCCCCAGAGCCCTGCCTGACGCTCAGGGCCGTCAGTACCGTCCTGGCTGCACTTCTCGGTCTCCTGCTGGGCCTCCTGGGCCTCCTGATCCTGCTGCGAATCTCACGAGCCAGGCAGAGAG GTCTGGGAAGCTCTGAGGCATCTCCTGAAGAACCCCTGTATGATGTCATTGGGGAACTGCCTCTAGTGTCGCTATACGAGGAGATTGGGGAGGCTGAGGGTAAGCCACAGGGTGAGGAGGACCAGGGTGTGGCCAGGTGCAATGGCAGGTGTGTCTGCAGCTCTGGGGGTGAGCCTAGGGGTGGGGCTCTGGAGGACCAGCAGGAGGGGGCCGCTGACCATAGGGGGCTTGGATATGAGGAGTCCGTTGGGTACGGGGAAGGCAGGATCAAACCAATGAGGGCAAACGGGCTGCCGGACTCCAGTCAGAGAGGGCATGTCTGA